In Palaemon carinicauda isolate YSFRI2023 chromosome 28, ASM3689809v2, whole genome shotgun sequence, a single genomic region encodes these proteins:
- the LOC137621765 gene encoding leucine-rich repeat-containing protein 49-like: protein MLDGNPNKITTKPEINNLELKAMLDGNPNKITPKTEINNLELTATLDGNQNKITLMPEISNFELTATLDSNHNKITPKPEINNLELKAMLDSNPNKITPMTKINNLQLTATLDGNQNKITLMPEISNLELTVTLDSNQNKITLMPEISNLELTATLDGNHN from the coding sequence ATGCTAGATGGCAATCCCAATAAAATTACAACTAAGCCAGAAATCAATAACTTGGAATTAAAAGCAATGCTAGATGGCAATCCCAATAAAATTACACCTAAGACAGAAATCAATAACTTGGAATTAACAGCAACGCTAGAcggcaatcaaaataaaattacacTTATGCCAGAAATCAGTAACTTCGAATTAACAGCAACGCTAGACAGCAATCACAATAAAATTACTCCTAAGCCAGAAATCAATAACTTGGAATTAAAAGCAATGCTAGATAGCAATCCCAATAAAATTACACCTATGACCAAAATCAATAACTTGCAATTAACAGCAACGCTAGAcggcaatcaaaataaaattacacTTATGCCAGAAATCAGTAACTTGGAATTAACAGTAACGCTAgacagcaatcaaaataaaattacacTTATGCCAGAAATCAGTAACTTGGAATTAACAGCAACGCTAGACGGCAATCACAATTAA
- the LOC137621766 gene encoding leucine-rich repeat-containing protein 49-like — protein MQEINNLELTATLDGYHIKITPKPKTNNLALTATLDGNHIKITPKPEINNWELTAMLNGNHNKITPKPKINTLELTAMLDDNHIKITPKPKINTMELTAMLNGNHNKITPKLEINNLELTATLYGNHNKITPKQTTNNLELTATLDSNHNKIRPMPKINNLELTATTDGNHNIITPMPEINNMELSATLDGNHKKITPKPDINNLKLTATLNGNHNKITPISEINNLELTATLNSNHNKNYT, from the coding sequence ATGCAAGAAATCAATAACTTGGAATTAACAGCAACGCTAGACGGCTATCATATTAAAATTACACCTAAGCCAAAAACCAATAATTTGGCGTTAACAGCAACGCTAGACGGCAATCACATTAAAATTACACCTAAGCCAGAAATCAATAACTGGGAATTAACAGCAATGCTAAACGGCAATCACAATAAAATTACACCTAAGCCAAAAATCAATACCTTGGAATTAACAGCAATGCTAGACGACAATCACATTAAAATTACACCTAAGCCAAAAATCAATACCATGGAATTAACAGCAATGCTAAACGGCAATCACAATAAAATTACACCTAAGCTAGAAATCAATAACTTGGAGTTAACAGCAACGCTATATGGCAATCACAATAAAATTACACCTAAGCAAACAACCAATAACTTGGAATTAACAGCAACTCTAGACAGCAATCACAATAAAATTAGGCCTATGCCAAAAATCAATAACTTGGAATTAACTGCAACGACTGACGGCAATCACAATATAATTACACCTATGCCAGAAATCAATAACATGGAATTATCAGCAACGCTAGACGGCAATCACAAAAAAATTACACCTAAGCCAGATATCAATAACTTGAAATTAACAGCAACGCTAAACGGCAATCACAATAAAATTACGCCTATATCAGAAATCAATAACTTGGAATTAACAGCAACGCTAAACAGCAATCACAATAAAAATTACACCTAA